The following proteins come from a genomic window of Aminivibrio pyruvatiphilus:
- a CDS encoding type II toxin-antitoxin system HicA family toxin, protein MKSFSSREIIKILEQDGWFLLGARGDHHYFKHKTKPGKITVPHPEKDVDPKTAKSIFKAAGL, encoded by the coding sequence ATGAAAAGTTTCAGCAGCAGGGAGATCATAAAGATTCTGGAGCAGGACGGCTGGTTTCTGCTGGGTGCCAGGGGAGATCACCACTACTTCAAGCACAAGACAAAGCCGGGAAAGATCACGGTTCCTCATCCTGAGAAAGATGTAGACCCCAAGACTGCCAAGAGCATTTTCAAGGCGGCGGGGCTGTAA